A window of Natrinema versiforme contains these coding sequences:
- a CDS encoding plastocyanin/azurin family copper-binding protein: MSNENQSRDDVSRRGVLKGTAALAGTAAMAGTAGAYRDEIDFRLPATQNDGEGRTLSLLGIVGGWVGVAPAEIDGASNPPLRLIEGEENEIVWTNGDGSRHNFTLEDESGDVIEATDFVEEQGESTSLTITPEGEMAGYYCVPHPVQMRGPVELIDPDEVHELRVQVEDQEGEPLGAEVFVGDHHSFSDPSARPSPPEEQTEESEAQETDPDQATDAEEGAEETTPEADQTSEDEDGDGTGDEQGQEDPPAMARFDMLEDGEYDLEVWTYGHEQVTDTVTIDGSDQEVTVTLPAVEPGDPTETYSLQLQEGQWVGVEPDDIAEEANPTLDLEAGETYAIEWENAIGRQQPERENRTFEPLPGHNFVIASGGDTNQWNTYVRSNFTDEAGATQSVEFVANEDMGVYLDQSQLDAVGEISVEGESEETGEIQEEEIERGDDETETGGSGAETGGNETEASGNETTDAD; the protein is encoded by the coding sequence ATGTCAAACGAAAACCAATCTCGCGACGACGTTTCCCGTCGCGGCGTGCTGAAAGGCACGGCGGCGCTCGCCGGGACGGCCGCGATGGCCGGTACCGCCGGTGCCTACCGCGACGAGATCGACTTCCGACTGCCGGCCACACAGAACGACGGCGAGGGCCGGACGCTCTCGCTGCTCGGCATCGTCGGCGGCTGGGTCGGCGTCGCACCCGCAGAGATCGACGGCGCATCGAACCCGCCGCTGCGGCTGATCGAAGGCGAAGAGAACGAGATCGTCTGGACGAACGGCGACGGCTCGCGTCACAACTTCACCCTCGAGGACGAGAGCGGCGACGTGATCGAGGCGACCGATTTCGTCGAAGAACAGGGCGAGTCGACCTCGCTCACGATCACGCCCGAAGGGGAGATGGCGGGCTACTACTGCGTTCCGCACCCGGTCCAGATGCGCGGTCCGGTCGAACTGATCGATCCGGACGAGGTCCACGAGTTGCGGGTCCAGGTCGAAGACCAAGAGGGCGAGCCCCTCGGCGCGGAGGTGTTCGTCGGGGATCACCACTCCTTCTCCGACCCGTCTGCGCGGCCGAGTCCACCCGAAGAGCAAACGGAGGAATCGGAAGCACAAGAGACGGACCCGGATCAGGCGACGGACGCGGAGGAAGGAGCCGAAGAGACGACGCCGGAAGCGGACCAGACCTCGGAGGACGAGGACGGAGACGGAACCGGGGACGAACAGGGCCAGGAAGACCCGCCGGCGATGGCCCGCTTCGACATGCTCGAGGACGGCGAGTACGACCTCGAGGTCTGGACCTACGGCCACGAGCAGGTCACCGACACGGTGACGATCGACGGCAGCGATCAGGAGGTCACCGTCACGCTGCCGGCGGTCGAACCCGGCGACCCGACCGAGACGTACTCGCTCCAGCTTCAGGAGGGGCAGTGGGTCGGCGTCGAACCCGACGACATCGCCGAGGAGGCGAACCCGACGCTCGACCTCGAGGCGGGTGAGACCTACGCGATCGAGTGGGAGAACGCCATCGGCCGCCAGCAGCCGGAGCGGGAGAACAGGACCTTCGAACCGCTGCCCGGTCACAACTTCGTGATCGCCAGCGGTGGCGACACGAACCAGTGGAACACCTACGTCCGGTCGAACTTCACTGACGAGGCAGGCGCGACGCAAAGCGTCGAGTTCGTCGCCAACGAGGACATGGGCGTCTACCTCGACCAGTCGCAGCTCGACGCCGTCGGCGAGATCTCCGTCGAGGGAGAAAGTGAAGAGACGGGAGAAATCCAAGAAGAAGAGATTGAACGGGGCGATGACGAGACGGAGACTGGCGGCAGCGGAGCGGAGACTGGCGGCAACGAGACGGAGGCGAGCGGCAACGAAACGACCGACGCCGACTGA
- the queC gene encoding 7-cyano-7-deazaguanine synthase QueC: MTDTTDTDDTATDESTSERNRAVVLLSGGMDSATAAYEARQRGYEIYALHTSYGQRTEDRELECARRLADELDAADFLRLETDHLSAIGASSLTDDEMAVADADMESDEIPTSYVPFRNANLLAMAVSYAEANDCEAVFIGAHSEDFSGYPDCRPEFFEAFENVVDVGTKPDTEISIEAPFVEHSKTDIAERGVDLAVPYEHTWSCYRENEPACGTCDACAFRLQAFQNIGVRDPIEYAERPSYVDDS; the protein is encoded by the coding sequence ATGACCGACACCACTGACACCGACGACACCGCGACCGACGAATCGACTTCCGAACGCAACCGCGCCGTCGTCCTCCTCTCGGGGGGCATGGACAGCGCCACCGCCGCCTACGAGGCCCGCCAGCGGGGCTACGAGATCTACGCCCTGCATACCTCCTATGGCCAGCGCACCGAGGACCGCGAACTCGAGTGCGCCCGCCGGCTCGCCGACGAACTCGACGCGGCCGATTTCCTGCGACTCGAGACCGATCACCTCTCGGCGATCGGGGCCTCGAGTCTCACCGACGACGAGATGGCCGTCGCGGACGCCGACATGGAGAGCGACGAGATTCCGACCTCGTATGTCCCCTTCCGGAACGCGAACCTGCTCGCGATGGCGGTCTCCTACGCCGAGGCGAACGACTGCGAGGCGGTCTTCATCGGGGCACACAGCGAGGACTTCTCTGGCTATCCCGACTGCCGCCCCGAGTTCTTCGAGGCCTTCGAGAACGTGGTCGACGTCGGCACGAAACCCGACACCGAAATCTCGATCGAAGCGCCGTTCGTCGAGCACTCGAAGACCGACATCGCGGAGCGCGGCGTCGACCTCGCGGTCCCCTACGAACACACGTGGAGTTGCTACCGCGAGAACGAACCCGCGTGTGGCACCTGCGACGCCTGCGCCTTCCGGCTGCAGGCGTTCCAGAATATTGGCGTGCGCGACCCGATCGAGTACGCCGAGCGGCCGTCGTACGTCGACGATTCGTAG
- a CDS encoding PQQ-binding-like beta-propeller repeat protein, producing MALRNDRAVQAAREIELREIEDGYTLVGGPDDSVTEQHDTDRIPEVDVDQEMLSGTGDDPESWLMYGGNYEQHRATPADTITPENVSDLELEYELSVGTGSSMEGTPIVIPGDPPVMYQTNGPNHMKAIDPREGEVLWSYTYAVPMGVELCCDDNNRGAAVYGDKVYMTTLDSGVVALNRYTGEEEWYTSTADHEEGYSATWAPVIHDGTIYTGSAGGEYGVLGFMAALDAESGEIQWQTETLPEDEWVGASREHGCGTTWMTPTIDEDREVLYTAVANPGPDFDGTVRPGPNFPTCGTISLDLESGEWEWGFQSSPHDVWDYDAVAPRVLIRDVDVDDGPSEMVVGSDKTGWVYMMDAESGRLHERSEEICQHINMWEMIPHLSSDERIPFVPGAPGGNDWQPPSYNPETGYVYVVHQNFPQDLMWRYEEYSEGNPYWGGDLSDPAEEFPDEWNESITAFAAVDPATGERVWREWTESEDNHYMWGGSLSTATGLVFNGTQNGNFVAYDGESGDRLWEYEFDVPISASPMSWYDPGEEKQYVAVQVGGSGWLRQGPRGDTLAVFSMDA from the coding sequence ATGGCACTACGCAACGACAGGGCCGTTCAGGCCGCACGCGAGATCGAACTGCGAGAGATCGAGGACGGCTACACGCTGGTCGGGGGTCCAGACGACTCGGTCACCGAACAGCACGATACCGACCGCATTCCGGAGGTCGACGTCGATCAGGAGATGCTGAGCGGGACCGGCGACGACCCCGAGTCGTGGCTCATGTACGGCGGAAACTACGAACAACACCGGGCCACGCCCGCCGACACGATCACGCCCGAGAACGTCTCCGACCTCGAGCTCGAGTACGAGCTGTCGGTCGGGACGGGCTCGAGCATGGAGGGGACGCCCATCGTGATCCCGGGCGACCCGCCGGTCATGTACCAGACGAACGGGCCGAATCACATGAAGGCGATCGACCCCCGCGAGGGGGAGGTCCTCTGGAGCTACACCTACGCGGTCCCGATGGGCGTCGAACTCTGCTGTGACGACAACAACCGCGGGGCCGCCGTCTACGGCGACAAGGTGTACATGACGACGCTCGACTCGGGCGTCGTCGCGCTGAATCGGTACACCGGCGAGGAGGAGTGGTACACGAGCACGGCCGACCACGAAGAGGGGTACTCCGCGACGTGGGCACCGGTGATCCACGACGGCACGATCTACACCGGCAGCGCCGGCGGCGAGTACGGCGTGCTCGGATTCATGGCCGCGCTCGATGCGGAGAGCGGCGAGATCCAGTGGCAGACCGAGACGCTCCCGGAGGACGAGTGGGTCGGCGCGAGCCGCGAGCACGGCTGCGGGACGACCTGGATGACGCCGACGATCGACGAGGACCGCGAGGTTCTCTACACGGCGGTCGCGAACCCCGGACCGGACTTCGACGGCACGGTGCGGCCGGGACCGAACTTCCCCACCTGCGGAACCATCTCGCTGGACCTCGAGAGCGGCGAGTGGGAATGGGGGTTCCAGAGTAGCCCGCACGACGTCTGGGACTACGACGCGGTCGCGCCGCGGGTACTGATTCGCGATGTAGACGTCGACGACGGACCGTCGGAGATGGTCGTCGGTTCGGACAAGACCGGCTGGGTGTACATGATGGACGCCGAGTCCGGCCGGCTCCACGAGCGCAGCGAGGAGATCTGCCAGCACATCAATATGTGGGAGATGATTCCCCACCTCAGCTCGGACGAGCGGATCCCGTTCGTCCCGGGCGCGCCGGGGGGCAACGACTGGCAGCCGCCGTCGTACAACCCGGAAACCGGGTACGTGTACGTCGTCCATCAGAACTTCCCACAGGACCTGATGTGGCGCTACGAGGAGTACAGCGAGGGCAACCCCTACTGGGGCGGCGATCTCTCCGACCCGGCCGAGGAGTTCCCCGACGAGTGGAACGAGTCGATCACCGCGTTCGCCGCGGTCGATCCCGCGACGGGCGAGCGCGTCTGGCGCGAGTGGACCGAGAGCGAGGACAACCACTACATGTGGGGCGGGTCGCTGTCGACTGCGACCGGACTCGTGTTTAACGGCACCCAGAACGGCAACTTCGTCGCTTACGACGGCGAGAGCGGCGACCGCCTCTGGGAGTACGAGTTCGACGTGCCGATCAGCGCCTCGCCGATGAGCTGGTACGATCCCGGCGAGGAGAAGCAGTACGTGGCCGTCCAGGTCGGCGGCAGCGGCTGGCTCCGTCAGGGACCGCGCGGCGACACGCTCGCCGTGTTCTCGATGGACGCCTGA
- a CDS encoding molybdenum cofactor guanylyltransferase, with protein sequence MPPETERTERAGVVIAGGHSTRFGDDDKAVADLAGTPMLRRVVDRLEPVVDEIVVNCRDEQVPAIREALDGGPAASVAVDPVPDRGPMAGIMTGLRDAAGEYAAVVACDMPFVDPHLVDHLFERAAGREAAVPRLDDQWFQTTQAVYRTQAMVEACERALERGERRIVEPLLELDYVVVDEDEVREHATLETFENVNTREEFAAAVERLAGE encoded by the coding sequence ATGCCCCCCGAGACCGAGCGAACCGAGCGCGCGGGCGTCGTCATCGCCGGCGGCCACTCGACCCGCTTCGGCGACGACGACAAGGCCGTCGCCGACCTCGCCGGCACGCCGATGCTCCGCCGCGTCGTCGATCGGCTCGAGCCGGTCGTCGACGAGATCGTCGTCAACTGCCGGGACGAGCAGGTGCCGGCGATCCGCGAGGCGCTCGACGGCGGGCCGGCGGCGTCCGTCGCGGTCGATCCGGTCCCCGACCGCGGGCCGATGGCGGGCATCATGACCGGCCTCCGGGACGCCGCGGGGGAGTACGCCGCCGTCGTCGCCTGCGACATGCCGTTCGTCGACCCCCACCTCGTCGACCACCTCTTCGAACGGGCGGCCGGCCGCGAGGCCGCGGTGCCCCGACTCGACGACCAGTGGTTTCAGACGACACAGGCCGTCTACCGGACCCAAGCGATGGTCGAGGCCTGCGAGCGCGCCCTCGAGCGCGGCGAGCGGCGGATCGTCGAACCGCTGTTGGAACTCGACTACGTCGTCGTCGACGAGGACGAGGTCCGCGAGCACGCGACCCTCGAGACCTTCGAGAACGTCAACACCCGCGAGGAGTTCGCGGCGGCGGTCGAGCGACTCGCGGGGGAGTGA
- a CDS encoding inorganic phosphate transporter, producing MASVLLVLSIALVAALFMSYTVGVNSNSAPVAPAVGANALSVLRAALLVGLVAGLGAVLQGGRISETIGKDLVTGVTITPLAAAAALVTAATLITVGNSYGYPIPSAFTVTGAMIGAGIALGGGFAVHEYAVILGFWFAIPIVEGILAYGLARGLRSDAIPDDVGIPALAGAVGYTLANIQLTIIPTESGAQGSVARFVAARYHLVSTRLVGPYTVGMALVSAVVGIAALGTTRLLLRRDETAGIDQFLIALGLVVVFTSGGTQVGLATGPLETVFESDLRLSSIYLLALGGGGILLGAWTRGPRLIQAVSNEYASLGPRRSIAALIPAFLIAQLAIVLGIPISFNKVMIASIVGSGLAANSSGGGVSGRKVGYTVGSWVGSMVGAGILSFGLYYGLHAVPGLA from the coding sequence ATGGCTTCGGTACTGCTCGTTCTGAGTATCGCGCTCGTCGCGGCGCTCTTCATGTCGTACACGGTCGGTGTCAATAGCAACTCCGCACCCGTCGCGCCCGCCGTGGGCGCGAACGCGTTGTCAGTCCTTCGAGCGGCGTTACTCGTCGGTCTCGTGGCCGGGCTCGGCGCGGTACTGCAGGGCGGGCGCATCTCCGAAACGATCGGGAAGGATCTCGTCACCGGCGTCACCATCACGCCGCTGGCGGCGGCCGCGGCGCTGGTCACCGCCGCGACGCTCATCACGGTCGGCAACTCGTACGGCTACCCGATCCCGTCGGCCTTCACCGTCACGGGAGCGATGATCGGAGCCGGAATCGCCCTCGGCGGCGGCTTTGCAGTACACGAATACGCCGTCATTCTCGGATTCTGGTTTGCGATCCCAATCGTCGAGGGGATCCTCGCGTACGGACTCGCTCGCGGGCTCCGGAGCGACGCGATTCCGGACGATGTCGGGATTCCCGCGCTCGCCGGTGCCGTCGGCTACACACTCGCCAACATCCAGTTGACGATCATTCCGACCGAATCGGGCGCACAAGGCTCAGTCGCGCGGTTCGTCGCCGCTCGGTACCACCTCGTTTCGACCCGACTCGTCGGACCGTACACGGTCGGGATGGCGCTCGTCAGCGCCGTCGTCGGGATCGCCGCGCTCGGGACAACGCGGCTGCTCCTCCGGCGGGACGAGACCGCGGGCATCGATCAGTTCCTGATCGCCCTCGGCCTCGTCGTCGTCTTCACCAGCGGCGGCACGCAGGTCGGGCTGGCGACCGGTCCGCTGGAAACCGTCTTCGAATCGGATCTCCGACTCAGTTCGATCTACCTGCTCGCGCTCGGCGGGGGCGGCATCCTCCTCGGCGCGTGGACGCGCGGGCCGCGGCTCATCCAGGCCGTCTCGAACGAGTACGCCTCGCTCGGCCCGCGACGGTCGATCGCCGCCCTCATCCCGGCGTTTCTCATCGCCCAGCTGGCGATCGTCCTCGGCATCCCCATCTCGTTCAACAAGGTGATGATCGCGAGTATCGTCGGCAGCGGCCTCGCAGCGAACTCGTCCGGCGGCGGCGTCTCGGGTCGAAAAGTCGGCTACACGGTCGGATCGTGGGTCGGCTCGATGGTCGGCGCGGGAATCCTCAGCTTCGGACTCTATTACGGCTTACACGCCGTTCCGGGACTCGCGTGA
- a CDS encoding glutathione-independent formaldehyde dehydrogenase: MNAVVYQGPNEVAVEAVDEPEIEHENDIIVDITTTCICGSDLHMYEGRTSADPGIVFGHENMGNVIETGDAVTSLEEGDRVVMPFNVACGFCRNCENGYTGFCTNVNPGFAGGAYGYVAMGPYKGGQAEKLRVPYADFNALKLPEGDEYEDSFALLADIFPTGWHGTRLANLQPGESIAIFGAGPVGLMAAYSAKLQGASEIYIVDRVESRLELAEDHCDARPINFEESDPVEQIKDLHGGGVDNGVDAVGYQAIDPETDPTDDAYDPARENPAVVLNQLIQTVRPTGELGIPGLYVPSDPGAPDEMAAQGRLGIDFGKAFEKGLKFGTGQTNVKEYNRELRDMIIEGRADPSWVVSHRVDLDRAPEMYEKFDDREEGVIKVLLEP, translated from the coding sequence ATGAACGCCGTCGTCTACCAGGGACCGAACGAAGTAGCCGTCGAAGCGGTCGACGAACCGGAGATCGAACACGAGAACGACATCATCGTCGACATCACGACGACGTGCATCTGCGGTTCGGACCTTCACATGTACGAGGGCCGGACCTCGGCCGATCCGGGAATCGTCTTCGGCCACGAGAACATGGGGAACGTGATCGAGACCGGCGACGCGGTCACGTCGCTCGAGGAGGGCGACCGCGTCGTGATGCCGTTCAACGTGGCCTGCGGGTTCTGCCGGAACTGCGAGAACGGCTACACCGGGTTCTGTACCAACGTCAACCCCGGCTTCGCCGGCGGCGCGTACGGCTACGTCGCGATGGGGCCGTACAAGGGCGGCCAGGCCGAGAAACTCCGGGTCCCCTACGCCGACTTCAACGCGCTGAAGCTCCCGGAGGGCGACGAGTACGAGGACTCCTTCGCGCTCCTCGCGGACATCTTTCCGACGGGGTGGCACGGTACCCGACTCGCGAACCTGCAACCCGGCGAGTCGATCGCGATCTTCGGGGCCGGCCCCGTCGGCCTGATGGCCGCCTACAGCGCCAAGCTCCAGGGCGCGTCGGAGATTTACATCGTCGACCGCGTGGAGAGCCGCCTCGAGCTAGCCGAGGATCACTGCGACGCCCGCCCGATCAACTTCGAGGAGAGCGACCCGGTCGAACAGATCAAAGATTTGCACGGTGGGGGCGTCGACAACGGCGTCGACGCGGTGGGCTATCAGGCGATCGACCCCGAGACGGATCCGACTGACGATGCCTATGATCCCGCCCGAGAAAACCCCGCGGTCGTACTGAATCAGCTCATCCAGACCGTCCGACCGACCGGCGAACTCGGTATTCCGGGACTATACGTCCCGTCTGACCCCGGCGCGCCCGACGAGATGGCAGCCCAGGGTCGACTCGGTATCGACTTCGGCAAGGCCTTCGAGAAGGGACTGAAGTTCGGCACCGGCCAGACGAACGTCAAGGAGTACAATCGGGAGCTACGAGACATGATCATCGAGGGGCGCGCCGACCCCAGCTGGGTCGTCTCCCACCGCGTCGACCTCGACCGTGCGCCGGAGATGTACGAGAAGTTCGACGACCGCGAGGAAGGCGTCATCAAGGTCTTGCTCGAGCCGTAG
- a CDS encoding GTP-binding protein — protein MARNGTIPVTVVSGYLGAGKTTLINHVLSNPGDRRVAVIVNDMGEVNVDAELIARENDEDGIVDLSNGCICCRLQGDLLEEAAQLAESRAFDYLLVESSGISEPIPVAQVFTEGTDASDVDPTTLFRLDTMVTVLDTYGFWKEFDAGERLPEAAQPDEDRPLSEVLVEGIEFCDVLLLNKSDMVPDDVLEEIESVVETLQPRAKRLRTTYCEVDPDVILDTGRFDFETAKRSQGWKRHLRGEGHDHEVHTRDEERRAAERHGVSSFVFRSDRPFHPERLAAWLEDWDGSIIRAKGVCHVANREAVIGVSQAGPSVRAGPIGEWRPDDDRRTQLVFIGREMNEERIREELEACVLDGDEPEAAEAVADPFPL, from the coding sequence ATGGCACGAAATGGCACGATTCCCGTCACCGTCGTCAGCGGCTATCTCGGTGCGGGAAAGACGACGCTGATCAATCACGTGCTGTCGAATCCGGGCGACCGACGGGTGGCGGTGATCGTCAACGACATGGGCGAGGTGAACGTCGACGCGGAGCTGATCGCGCGGGAAAACGACGAGGACGGAATCGTGGACCTCTCGAACGGCTGCATCTGCTGTCGGTTACAGGGCGACCTGCTCGAGGAGGCAGCGCAACTGGCAGAGAGCCGAGCGTTCGACTACCTGCTGGTCGAATCCTCCGGGATCAGCGAACCGATTCCCGTCGCGCAGGTGTTCACCGAAGGGACGGACGCCAGCGACGTTGACCCGACGACGCTGTTTCGGCTGGACACGATGGTGACCGTCCTCGATACGTACGGCTTCTGGAAGGAGTTCGACGCCGGGGAACGGCTACCGGAGGCCGCTCAGCCCGACGAGGACCGACCGCTGAGCGAGGTCCTCGTCGAGGGAATCGAGTTCTGCGATGTCTTGCTGCTCAACAAGTCCGATATGGTCCCCGACGACGTCCTCGAGGAGATCGAATCGGTCGTCGAGACCCTCCAGCCGCGAGCGAAACGGCTCCGAACGACCTACTGTGAGGTGGATCCGGATGTCATTCTCGACACCGGTCGATTCGACTTCGAGACGGCAAAGCGCTCCCAGGGGTGGAAACGCCACCTGCGCGGGGAGGGCCACGACCACGAGGTGCACACCCGCGACGAGGAGCGACGCGCCGCCGAGCGCCACGGCGTCTCCTCGTTCGTCTTCCGGTCCGACCGACCGTTCCACCCGGAGCGACTCGCGGCTTGGCTCGAGGACTGGGACGGATCGATCATCCGGGCCAAAGGCGTCTGTCACGTCGCGAACCGCGAGGCGGTGATCGGCGTCAGTCAGGCCGGGCCGTCCGTCAGGGCCGGTCCGATCGGCGAGTGGCGGCCGGACGACGACCGTCGTACGCAACTGGTGTTCATCGGCCGAGAAATGAACGAGGAACGGATTCGCGAGGAACTCGAGGCGTGCGTACTCGATGGCGACGAGCCGGAAGCGGCGGAAGCGGTGGCCGATCCGTTCCCGCTGTAG
- a CDS encoding 2-dehydropantoate 2-reductase — translation MKFAVFGAGGVGGYLGARLADAGHEVHLVARGDHLAALESDGLRLESVRGDAAIDLPATDDPADIGPCDCVLFCVKAHDTRDAAPDLEPLLGDDTAVVSFQNGVDNEEWLAEEIGADHVVGGVAYIFSTIGEPGVVEHTGGPARFVYGELDGERTARIEELDAALSESEGVDAVLAADIRVELWRKFAFICAQAGMTATTRLPVGEIRETDASWAMYRRLIEEVCAVGRAEGVDLPEDTVDEWLEFARDLEPEMYSSLHYDLTHDKRLELEALHGSVVRHADAVDIDAPMNEAVHAILRPWADRAERQLSIDFSV, via the coding sequence ATGAAATTCGCTGTCTTCGGTGCCGGCGGCGTCGGCGGCTACCTCGGAGCACGCCTCGCCGACGCGGGACACGAGGTCCACCTCGTCGCGAGGGGCGACCATCTCGCCGCCCTCGAGTCCGACGGACTGCGCCTCGAGAGCGTCCGCGGCGACGCGGCGATCGACCTCCCGGCGACCGACGACCCGGCCGATATCGGGCCGTGCGACTGTGTCCTCTTCTGCGTGAAAGCCCACGACACGCGCGACGCAGCACCGGACCTCGAGCCGCTGCTCGGCGACGACACGGCCGTCGTCTCGTTCCAGAATGGCGTCGACAACGAGGAGTGGCTGGCCGAGGAAATCGGCGCGGACCACGTCGTCGGCGGCGTGGCCTACATCTTCTCGACTATCGGCGAGCCCGGGGTCGTCGAACACACCGGCGGCCCGGCGCGGTTCGTCTACGGCGAACTCGACGGCGAGCGGACCGCCCGAATCGAGGAACTCGACGCGGCCCTCTCCGAGAGCGAGGGCGTCGACGCAGTGCTCGCCGCGGACATTCGCGTCGAACTCTGGCGCAAGTTCGCGTTCATCTGCGCGCAGGCGGGGATGACCGCGACGACCCGGCTCCCCGTCGGCGAGATCCGCGAGACCGACGCCTCGTGGGCGATGTACCGCCGGCTCATCGAGGAGGTCTGTGCCGTCGGCAGGGCCGAGGGCGTCGACCTCCCCGAGGACACCGTCGACGAGTGGCTCGAATTCGCGCGCGACCTCGAGCCGGAGATGTACTCGTCGCTGCACTACGATTTGACCCACGACAAGCGACTGGAACTCGAGGCGCTGCACGGCTCCGTCGTTCGCCACGCGGACGCGGTCGACATCGACGCGCCGATGAACGAGGCGGTCCACGCAATCTTGCGGCCGTGGGCCGACCGGGCCGAGCGGCAGCTCAGTATCGATTTCAGCGTCTGA
- a CDS encoding heme-binding protein — MVDTVSLDTAKEVIDAAERRANEIDNPMVITVANSEGNLVAQHRMDGAWLASVDISRNKAYTAAALDMPTHELEEPTKPGESLYGLQNTNQGRMVIFGGGYPLERDGDIVGAIGVSGGAVEQDMDVAEAGVDKFDDLSA, encoded by the coding sequence ATGGTAGATACAGTGAGTCTCGACACGGCGAAGGAAGTCATCGACGCGGCCGAACGACGGGCGAACGAGATCGACAATCCGATGGTGATCACGGTCGCGAATTCCGAGGGCAACCTCGTCGCCCAACACCGGATGGACGGCGCGTGGCTCGCGTCGGTCGACATCTCCAGGAACAAGGCCTACACGGCTGCCGCACTGGACATGCCGACGCACGAGCTGGAGGAGCCGACGAAGCCCGGCGAATCGCTGTACGGCCTGCAGAACACCAACCAGGGGCGGATGGTCATCTTCGGCGGCGGCTATCCGCTGGAGCGGGACGGCGATATCGTCGGCGCGATCGGCGTCAGCGGGGGCGCGGTCGAGCAGGATATGGACGTCGCGGAGGCGGGCGTCGACAAATTCGACGACCTCTCCGCGTAA
- a CDS encoding iron-containing alcohol dehydrogenase family protein: MTPSSSSDRDRSFRFEYEPSTIRFGAGCVDDLAAELEAQGLERALVVCGSTVGETPTVIEPVKSGLGDRLAGVFDETTPEKRLETALEGRDRLEDVDADALVSLGGGSSLDVAKVISVLAATGRGPAAVGREFAESGTLSVPDDGLVPIVAVPTTLAGADLSIVAGVTASPDSGVVDEEIGGGFSGPGLMPAAAVYDPELVATTPESVLAGSAMNGFDKGIETLYASNATPVTDATARHGLEKLADGLGAFGDGRRDTGTFETILEGIVLVQYGISRPGETTASIIHAFGHGLARTDDVQQGVAHGVVAPHVLEYLFDRDGVDARAGMLATALGVDSAADHGAAVVEAVAAIRDGLDLPSQLREVDGPEPAAFTAVAESILNDAFMANAPPGLDPSVDEIEAVLEAAW, encoded by the coding sequence ATGACTCCGTCCAGTTCGAGCGACCGCGACCGGTCCTTTCGGTTCGAGTACGAGCCGTCGACCATCAGGTTCGGTGCCGGCTGCGTCGACGACCTCGCGGCCGAACTCGAGGCACAGGGCCTCGAGCGCGCGCTGGTCGTCTGCGGCTCGACGGTGGGTGAGACGCCCACGGTGATCGAACCGGTGAAATCGGGGCTCGGGGATCGGCTCGCCGGCGTCTTCGACGAGACGACGCCGGAGAAGCGCCTCGAGACGGCCCTCGAAGGCCGCGACCGGCTCGAGGACGTCGACGCCGACGCGCTCGTGAGCCTCGGCGGCGGCAGCAGTCTCGACGTCGCGAAGGTCATCAGCGTCCTCGCGGCGACCGGCCGGGGCCCAGCGGCCGTCGGCCGGGAGTTCGCCGAGTCGGGCACGCTTTCGGTCCCCGACGACGGGTTAGTACCGATCGTCGCGGTGCCAACCACGCTGGCGGGCGCGGACCTCTCGATAGTGGCCGGCGTCACCGCCTCGCCCGATTCGGGGGTGGTCGACGAGGAGATCGGCGGGGGATTCTCCGGTCCCGGACTGATGCCCGCGGCCGCGGTCTACGACCCAGAACTGGTCGCGACCACGCCCGAGTCGGTGCTGGCGGGCTCGGCGATGAACGGCTTCGACAAGGGAATCGAGACGCTCTACGCGAGCAACGCGACGCCGGTGACCGACGCGACGGCCAGACACGGCCTCGAGAAACTCGCGGACGGACTCGGTGCGTTCGGCGACGGGCGCCGCGATACCGGCACGTTCGAGACGATACTCGAGGGGATCGTGCTCGTCCAGTACGGCATCTCGCGGCCCGGCGAGACGACGGCCTCGATCATTCACGCCTTCGGCCACGGGCTCGCACGAACGGACGACGTCCAGCAGGGAGTGGCTCACGGCGTCGTCGCGCCCCACGTCCTTGAGTACCTGTTCGATCGGGATGGCGTGGACGCGCGGGCGGGGATGCTCGCGACCGCGCTCGGCGTCGACAGTGCCGCAGACCACGGCGCTGCAGTCGTCGAGGCGGTCGCGGCGATCCGGGACGGGCTCGACCTCCCGTCGCAACTCCGCGAGGTCGACGGCCCGGAGCCCGCGGCGTTCACCGCGGTCGCGGAGTCGATCCTGAACGACGCGTTCATGGCGAACGCACCGCCGGGACTGGACCCCTCAGTCGACGAAATCGAAGCGGTGCTCGAGGCGGCGTGGTAA